Proteins encoded together in one Fibrobacter sp. UWP2 window:
- a CDS encoding UDP-2,3-diacylglucosamine diphosphatase: MSLPAYFICDAHLGIDPPGCVPDREAKLVRLLESWKGAASHVVIVGDLFEFWYEYSFYVASEHMELMRVLAELVKSGVAVHLLQGNHDFAYGDFFPKKLGVPVHKELMLEIQGKRVYFRHGDGVPKSDRGYRFLRKVLDFPLNRWLFSQIHPDTGMKIARFVGRNSRKYGENCQIKLEEYLDWGDSVLVREKCDYCIHGHHHIAGIWSTEHGTVASPGEWIKKSTFLAMEEGGLKLVSL, encoded by the coding sequence ATGTCTTTGCCTGCGTACTTCATTTGCGACGCCCATTTGGGTATTGACCCCCCGGGATGCGTTCCCGACAGGGAGGCAAAACTCGTTCGTCTTTTGGAATCGTGGAAAGGGGCGGCGAGCCACGTGGTCATCGTGGGTGACCTGTTTGAGTTCTGGTACGAGTACAGCTTTTACGTGGCGTCGGAACACATGGAGTTGATGCGTGTTCTTGCCGAACTGGTCAAGTCCGGTGTCGCGGTTCACTTGCTGCAAGGAAATCACGACTTTGCCTACGGGGATTTTTTTCCAAAAAAATTGGGCGTGCCGGTCCACAAAGAGTTGATGCTCGAGATCCAGGGCAAGCGGGTGTATTTCCGCCATGGCGATGGCGTGCCCAAGTCCGATCGCGGCTACCGTTTTTTGCGGAAGGTCCTTGACTTCCCATTAAACCGTTGGCTCTTTAGCCAAATTCACCCTGATACCGGCATGAAGATTGCCCGCTTTGTGGGCCGCAACAGCCGCAAGTATGGCGAGAATTGTCAAATCAAGCTCGAGGAATACTTGGATTGGGGTGACTCCGTTCTGGTTCGTGAAAAGTGCGATTATTGCATCCACGGGCATCACCATATTGCCGGTATTTGGTCTACCGAGCACGGCACGGTCGCCTCGCCCGGCGAGTGGATAAAAAAATCCACCTTCCTCGCCATGGAAGAAGGTGGATTGAAATTGGTTTCGTTGTAG